A segment of the Trifolium pratense cultivar HEN17-A07 linkage group LG7, ARS_RC_1.1, whole genome shotgun sequence genome:
CTTAATTATAGTCTTTCTCTCTCCCAAGTCCCAACCCTtttctatataaataaattaccacCAACCCCATTCTTATATCTCTCTCCCAAAACACACACTCTCTTTCTCTCTGTTTTTCTCACCAATCCCCATTCACTTTTCAAACTTCAACACATTCAACAATGGCTTCAAGCAATGACATCCCAACAACAGGCAAAGGTCTAATCGTAAGCTTCGGCGAGATGCTAATCGACTTCGTTCCAACAGCTTCCGGCGTATCACTCGCCGAAGCACCAGGCTTTCTGAAAGCTCCCGGAGGTGCACCGGCAAACGTTGCAATCGCCATCACGAGACTCGGTGGTAATTCAGCTTTCGTCGGTAAACTTGGAGACGATGAATTCGGTCACATGCTCGCTGGGATCTTGAAAGAAAACGGTGTTAAAGATGAAGGGATAACTTTCGATGAAGGTGCAAGAACTGCTTTGGCTTTTGTTACTCTACGCGCTGATGGAGAGCGTGAGTTTATGTTTTATAGAAATCCTAGTGCTGACATGCTTCTTAAACCTGAAGAACTTAACCTTGAACTCATCAGATCTGTAAGTTGTTGTTTTcacttttttgttttctctcttttgttttgtttttttatggaaatttttagatgttttgtttttgtgtctTGTTTGTGACGAGTTCTAATGAGTGGTGTGATTTTGGTGTTTGTGTGTTTTGAGTTGCACGCGCGAGAAAGAACACGTGGGGTTTGAGATTGAGGGAAAGGACATTGACACGTCAGCGTCGGTGTGGGTCCTTTGTTAGATAGATCTAGGACTAGGAGAGGAGACTTTAAAATTTTGTCAAATCCGATGTTCTTCATTTTGTTTTGGTTGGTTGGTGGGTGGGTGGGTGGGTGCGGTTGTTGTTTGGTGTTAATAGTAGTAGTTTCTATCACCTTTCAAATGTATGTTTGATGATATACCCTTATAGGCGTATTTTAGAAAACTAATGTATGTGTACGAGCATAAATTGGTATACGGGTGTATATCCAGATATTGGTACCAGTATGTACCTGATCTTGGTACTCTCCCTCAAATGGAGTACTCATgcattttaaaaatgataataaatcACTGTGATTCTAACACACTGATGATGAGTTAAGTTGAGTGTGAATTTTTGCTTCACGTGTCCCTTGATACATGATAGCTCCCAACCATTACACATGAGAGTAAATTGGACTACGATGATGATGAATCCTCCTTGTTTGATTTGATCTATCCggtttttatttatctattgtTTGTTTCCTTAGGATCCAACAACAATATAGGATACATAGCATTGGTAGGTTTTATCGGTGCTTTTCCACGCGCCAAAGAGAgcaattatatatatttcatttcattgcGTGCCGTCTaatcctttttctttttcaacaaTTTAAAAACAGCTACTTGTTCTTATTTGTTTGATGCTACATAAGTATTTAAAATTCCgtataaaaaaagtatttaaattaaatatttcaattaCAAACAAATTCGCGTGGTGTTTCACGCCGCGTTATAATAATTGACTAATGCTTTAGTGCAATCATACATTatattctcttttcttttttcacaaGTTATATTTAAGTTAAACTATTTTATTATACGAATCCTTTTTAAATTATTGACTCTGTGTGATCGATGATTTCTAAGAAATTGAAATATACTCCTTTAACATTATTAATGTACGTTAAATACAAAGTTTCTTTTTTGGGTTACCACTAAATTAAATAATCAGTGTCCACCCCATGAAACTATCTACTGTATATTATAAATTCATTATAAATTCAGACGCATAAGTGAAGGAGCATGGGTTCGAACCCGGTCATGGCATCTAGATTAATAATTTCAGCATTTTTTGCTAGTTAACCTAGAGTATTTTTTGTCAGTTAAGCTAGAACTTGTGGACACGGTGCATGCAcagttaataaataatatactgTTTTcactaaatacattatttggtggcctacattttttttaacacaatttGGCAGCCTACACTATTTTGACCATAATTTGTCCAAAAATTCAAGCATTGTTAAAATGATTGCCTCGTTGTAGTTGAATTGTGTGATTTACTATTTGAGTTATGATCAATGGGGCAGGTGACTAATTGAAACTTAATTTGTCAGGCAAAAGTTTTCCATTATGGATCAATAAGCTTGATCGTTGAGCCATGCAGATCAGCACACTTGAAGGCACTGGAAGTGGCCAAAGAGGCTGGTTGCCTTTTATCCTATGATCCAAACCTCCGTCTACCATTGTGGCCCTCAGCCGATGAAGCTCGCAAGCAAATACTGAGTATATGGGAAAAGGCTGATTTGATCAAGGTTAGTGATAATGAGCTGGAGTTCTTGACTGGAAGTGACAAAATTGATGATGAGACTGCTTTGACATTGTGGCACCCCAATTTGAAGTTGCTCCTTGTCACTCTTGGTGAACATGGCGCAAGATACTACACCAAGGTAAAATCTATATCCTACTCCTGATGCTGTAGTGTTGTTATAGAGGGTTGATTAGTTAGAACTAATGATTTTTTCTCCACTTTTGCCAGAATTTCCATGGAACAGTAGAAGCATTCCATGTCAATACAGTTGATACAACCGGTGCCGGTGATTCCTTTGTTGGTGCTCTATTGGCCAAGATTGTTGATGATCAGTCCATACTAGAAGTGAGTGCTTAGCCTACTCCAATGGAAATACAAGTTTAACTGATtttgtttgtatatttttttaatgttatcttaatttataattgatttattttcacAAACTAATTGCAGGATAAACCAAGGTTAAGAGCAGTACTTAAGTTTGCAAATGCATGTGGAGCAATCACAACTACTAAAAAGGGAGCAATTCCTGCTCTTCCTAAGGAGGAGGATGTACTCAACCTGCTCAATGCATAGATTTCTTTaacatattttgttttctttgtttcaCCTTTTCGTTGGTGTTGCTTTTACTCAATCTAAGAGGGAATTTGTCTctaattttctttgtttcttccCTTTATTTTCTGAATTGACAGCAAAAACATATGCTGAGTTTGGCGAAATAATGTTTCTTGAATTTTGATATGAGCTATTGAATGAAAATTTGATTAAGGAGTGTTGATGCTTCTTAATTCGTAATATATCTATGTTAGTTTGAGCATGTCTAATTATTCCTTTAATTTTTTCCATGCTTCGAGTACCTGTATGGTTTATTATTCCTTTAATTCATGTTGATGCTTcctaatgaaaaagaaaataaattaggttCCCAACAAGTTGATTTTACCTATTCAAAAACATT
Coding sequences within it:
- the LOC123894073 gene encoding fructokinase-2-like, which gives rise to MASSNDIPTTGKGLIVSFGEMLIDFVPTASGVSLAEAPGFLKAPGGAPANVAIAITRLGGNSAFVGKLGDDEFGHMLAGILKENGVKDEGITFDEGARTALAFVTLRADGEREFMFYRNPSADMLLKPEELNLELIRSAKVFHYGSISLIVEPCRSAHLKALEVAKEAGCLLSYDPNLRLPLWPSADEARKQILSIWEKADLIKVSDNELEFLTGSDKIDDETALTLWHPNLKLLLVTLGEHGARYYTKNFHGTVEAFHVNTVDTTGAGDSFVGALLAKIVDDQSILEVSA